In Phenylobacterium zucineum HLK1, one DNA window encodes the following:
- a CDS encoding TadE/TadG family type IV pilus assembly protein: MPTFGRTGARALARLPADRRGAAAVEFALLLPMLALLLAGLIDVSRLISASMQVRAAAQAGADFARTHGWDAAKVETAARSATPLAGVTAAPAAFQGCASAGGIVPAPGAACAGGAPPGSFVAVAASAPFRPLAPWPEVVLPDEVRASAVVRIR, from the coding sequence ATGCCGACCTTCGGTCGCACCGGCGCGCGCGCCCTCGCCCGATTGCCCGCGGACCGCCGCGGCGCGGCGGCGGTGGAGTTCGCCCTGCTGCTGCCGATGCTGGCGCTGCTGCTGGCCGGCCTGATCGACGTCTCGCGGCTGATCTCGGCCTCGATGCAGGTCCGCGCCGCCGCCCAGGCCGGCGCCGACTTCGCCCGGACCCACGGGTGGGACGCGGCCAAGGTCGAGACGGCCGCCCGGAGCGCCACGCCCCTGGCCGGCGTGACCGCCGCGCCCGCCGCCTTCCAGGGCTGCGCGAGCGCCGGCGGGATCGTACCGGCGCCCGGCGCGGCCTGCGCGGGAGGCGCGCCCCCCGGGAGCTTCGTAGCCGTCGCCGCCAGCGCGCCGTTCCGGCCGCTCGCGCCGTGGCCCGAGGTGGTCCTGCCGGACGAGGTCCGCGCCAGCGCCGTGGTGCGCATCCGATGA
- a CDS encoding TadE/TadG family type IV pilus assembly protein, giving the protein MSPPVRQLRRLARCRRGAAAVEAAFALPLLVLMLTGLVEGGRLAWTRTSLEFAVQEAARQGALDLSRCTSGGADPCGALANARNVAAAKASAAGVPASAFTVASDPACGVRVRAAHRFRFVAAGFVGAAPTLAAEVCRT; this is encoded by the coding sequence ATGAGCCCGCCCGTTCGCCAGCTCCGCCGTCTGGCGCGCTGCCGCCGGGGCGCGGCGGCGGTCGAGGCGGCCTTCGCGCTGCCGCTGCTCGTGCTGATGCTGACCGGCCTGGTCGAGGGCGGCCGGCTCGCCTGGACCCGCACGTCGCTGGAGTTCGCCGTGCAGGAGGCCGCCCGACAGGGCGCGCTGGACCTGAGCCGCTGCACGAGCGGCGGCGCCGATCCCTGCGGCGCGCTCGCCAACGCCCGGAACGTCGCCGCGGCGAAGGCCAGCGCCGCAGGCGTCCCCGCCAGCGCCTTCACCGTCGCCAGCGACCCGGCCTGCGGCGTGCGCGTGCGGGCCGCGCACCGTTTCCGTTTCGTGGCCGCGGGCTTCGTCGGCGCCGCCCCGACGCTCGCCGCCGAAGTCTGCCGAACCTGA